Sequence from the Rhodothermales bacterium genome:
ACAGACGAACGCGTAGGTTATGCGGCAGGCGGAGCGCTGTCGATGCCCGATGAACCGGGCGAGAACTTTGCTGCAACGCTCGACAGCGGTCGTACCTGGGCATTCAGAGGCAGGCCACAGTTGCCGGCAGTCTACGGACTCGCCGCAAGCCCCGGCCGCGAACAAGCGATTCTGCTCGCTGTCGGCCCCAAAGGGATGGATGTCTCTTTTGATTCGGGGTTTGAATGGACCTCGGTCGACAAGCGTAACTACTGGGGCGTGCACTTCGTGGACCCATCCACTGCGATCGTCGTAGGTCCGGCGGGACGGCTCGCGCGCGTCAATGTCGGTCCGCTTCCATAGGGCAAGTTGGCATATCCTGGGTCGCCGGGAACCAGAGCGGAGGCACACGCGATAGAAGGCGCGATATCGGTTCATATCCAACTTTTCAGGTTTCCCCGTGACGACGAAGGATCAAGTGTCAACTCCCGAGCAGTACGAATACAAAGCCGAGATGAAGCGACTGCTTCATCTGATCGCACATTCGCTGTATACACATCCGGAAGTGTTCCTGCGGGAGCTCATCTCGAACGCTTCAGACGCACTGAACAAGGTCCGAATCAGAGCCCTGACGGATCGCGACTTTGAGGGGCGCTCCGAGAGCCATCGGATCGAGATTGTTGCGGACAAGGACGCCGGCAAGCTGCGCGTTAGTGACAACGGCATAGGCATGACAAGGGAAGATCTGGTCGATCGACTTGGCACCGTCGCAAGCTCGGGAACGCTCCAGTTTCTGGAGCAAGTGCAGTCATCCGGTGATGCCGTCGATGCGCAGTTGATCGGGCAATTCGGTGTCGGATTCTATGCTGCGTTTATGGTTGCCGACGAAATTGAGGTGGAAACGAGGGCCGCCGGTGACGACAGCGTTGGTTACAGGTGGAGTACCACGGGCGAAGGAACGTTCACCGTCGAGGAAATCGAGCGCGATGAGATCGGCACTACGGTTACACTTCATTTGACTGAAGATCATGCCGGGTTTGCGGAGGAGTATCGCGTTCGCGAAATCATCAAGAAGTACTCGAACTTTGTCCCGTTTCCCATTTTTGTTGGTGGCGTTCAGGTCAACAAGGTCCAGCCGCTGTGGCGCAAGAAGAAGGATGATATAGGCGACAAGGAACTTGAGGAATTCTACAAGTTCGTCGCCAACGACTATGCCAGCCCCCTCGGGCATCTTCATCTCGAACTCGAGGGCCGCGTCAATATGCGCGCCCTTCTCTTTGTGCCCTCATCCGCGCCGCCGGATCTCTTCCGGGACGACCAGCACCGCGGGCTTCACCTGTACTCAAACAACGTCTTCATCCAGGATGATAATCGCGATCTACTCCCGGACTACTTGAGATTCGTCCGGGGCGTGGTTGATACAGATGACCTGCCGTTGAACGTCTCACGGGAAGTGACTCAGGCAAGTCCGGTGATGTCACAGATCAGCACTGTATT
This genomic interval carries:
- the htpG gene encoding molecular chaperone HtpG encodes the protein MTTKDQVSTPEQYEYKAEMKRLLHLIAHSLYTHPEVFLRELISNASDALNKVRIRALTDRDFEGRSESHRIEIVADKDAGKLRVSDNGIGMTREDLVDRLGTVASSGTLQFLEQVQSSGDAVDAQLIGQFGVGFYAAFMVADEIEVETRAAGDDSVGYRWSTTGEGTFTVEEIERDEIGTTVTLHLTEDHAGFAEEYRVREIIKKYSNFVPFPIFVGGVQVNKVQPLWRKKKDDIGDKELEEFYKFVANDYASPLGHLHLELEGRVNMRALLFVPSSAPPDLFRDDQHRGLHLYSNNVFIQDDNRDLLPDYLRFVRGVVDTDDLPLNVSREVTQASPVMSQISTVLTGKILGLLEGWSASEPETFDKFTEQFGSMFKTGVASDFSNKERIVGLLRYESTRTLPGE